One bacterium DNA window includes the following coding sequences:
- a CDS encoding translation initiation factor Sui1 — MKDRDNKLVYSSDGGRACPVCGAPVVDCRCAKSVTNSTRGDGIVRVARETKGRKGAGVTVVTGVPLDAAALKDLAGELKRSCGSGGTVRDGVIEIQGEHRDRLVTLLQARGWTVKRAGG, encoded by the coding sequence ATGAAGGACCGTGACAACAAACTCGTCTATTCGAGCGACGGCGGCCGCGCCTGCCCGGTCTGCGGCGCGCCCGTCGTCGACTGCCGCTGTGCCAAGTCGGTCACGAACAGCACGCGCGGTGACGGCATTGTGCGCGTCGCCCGCGAGACCAAGGGGCGCAAGGGCGCCGGCGTGACCGTGGTGACCGGCGTGCCGCTCGACGCGGCGGCGCTGAAGGACCTGGCCGGAGAATTGAAGCGCTCCTGCGGCTCGGGCGGCACGGTGCGCGACGGTGTCATCGAGATCCAGGGCGAGCACCGCGACCGGTTGGTGACGCTGCTGCAGGCGCGGGGGTGGACGGTGAAGCGGGCGGGGGGCTGA
- a CDS encoding acyl-CoA dehydrogenase family protein yields the protein MFATTVSDFVERHIAPIREDFEMKGNTMLGRDLLKAAGPMGLLMADVPEAYGGLGSNKATIMIVSEGVAWGGSFAVTHGAQAGIGTLPIAYYGTPAQKAEYLPRLATGELLSCYALTETGSGSDALAAATTAVLAPDGQHYVLNGAKQFITNAAYADICILFAKIDGEKFTCFIVDLKSQGVTIGPEEHKMGIKGSSTCAIILEDVKVPVGNVLGTIGKGHHIAFNILNVGRFKLGASTLGGLKMTMKHSVPYTKQRHQFGQPLCSFGLIRRKIADVMAHGFVAESMVYRTAGLMDAAIATLDKAAPDYELQAVGTVEEFSIECSMIKVFSSEALAHSTEEGVQMLGGYGYCSEYPLERFYRDERINRIFEGTNEINRMLVPGMIMKKALKGELAFFGAAKAVAEELTGMPSFVDPHEPGFLESEAQQVAGMKKVILATLGLAAQKFGMSLKDQQGVLADIADIAIETFACESGLLRAQKKAARDGQAAAEPMADMVRLYTHDAMEKVSTLARNVLGATCEGDELRVMMAGLRRLAKHEALNRTKLHDRIAQRVIDADGYTVG from the coding sequence ATGTTCGCCACCACGGTGTCCGACTTCGTCGAGCGCCACATTGCGCCCATCCGCGAAGATTTCGAGATGAAGGGCAACACCATGCTCGGCCGTGACCTGCTGAAGGCGGCCGGCCCCATGGGCCTGCTCATGGCCGACGTGCCTGAAGCCTACGGCGGCCTCGGCTCGAACAAGGCCACGATCATGATCGTCTCCGAGGGCGTGGCCTGGGGCGGCAGCTTCGCCGTCACGCACGGCGCGCAGGCGGGCATCGGCACGCTGCCCATCGCCTACTACGGTACACCGGCGCAGAAGGCCGAGTACCTGCCGCGCCTGGCCACCGGCGAACTGCTCAGCTGCTACGCGCTGACCGAGACCGGCAGCGGCTCCGACGCGCTGGCGGCGGCCACCACCGCCGTGCTGGCGCCCGACGGTCAGCATTACGTGCTGAACGGCGCCAAGCAGTTCATCACCAATGCCGCCTACGCCGACATCTGCATCCTCTTCGCCAAGATCGACGGCGAGAAGTTCACGTGCTTCATCGTCGACCTGAAGTCGCAGGGCGTGACCATCGGGCCCGAAGAGCACAAGATGGGCATCAAGGGCTCGAGCACGTGCGCCATCATCCTCGAGGACGTGAAGGTTCCCGTCGGCAACGTGCTGGGCACCATCGGCAAGGGCCATCACATCGCCTTCAACATCCTCAACGTGGGCCGCTTCAAGCTGGGCGCCAGCACCCTGGGCGGCCTCAAGATGACGATGAAGCACTCGGTGCCCTACACCAAGCAGAGGCACCAGTTCGGGCAGCCCCTGTGCAGCTTCGGCCTGATCCGCCGCAAGATCGCCGACGTGATGGCACACGGATTCGTGGCCGAGTCGATGGTCTACCGCACCGCCGGCCTGATGGATGCGGCCATTGCCACGCTCGACAAGGCGGCGCCCGACTACGAACTGCAGGCGGTCGGCACGGTCGAGGAGTTTTCGATCGAGTGCTCGATGATCAAGGTCTTCTCGTCCGAGGCGCTGGCCCATTCCACCGAGGAAGGCGTGCAGATGCTGGGCGGGTACGGCTACTGCAGCGAATACCCGCTGGAGAGGTTCTACCGCGACGAGCGCATCAACCGCATCTTCGAGGGCACCAATGAGATCAACCGGATGCTGGTGCCCGGCATGATCATGAAAAAGGCCCTGAAGGGCGAGTTGGCCTTCTTCGGCGCCGCGAAGGCGGTAGCCGAGGAGCTGACCGGCATGCCCTCGTTCGTCGACCCGCACGAGCCGGGCTTCCTCGAGTCCGAGGCCCAGCAGGTCGCCGGCATGAAGAAGGTCATCCTGGCCACGCTGGGCCTGGCGGCGCAGAAGTTCGGGATGTCGCTGAAGGACCAGCAGGGCGTGCTGGCCGACATCGCCGACATCGCCATCGAGACGTTTGCCTGCGAAAGCGGCCTGCTGCGCGCGCAGAAGAAGGCCGCCCGCGACGGCCAGGCTGCCGCCGAGCCGATGGCCGACATGGTGCGCCTGTACACGCACGACGCCATGGAAAAGGTCTCCACGCTGGCGCGCAATGTCCTGGGCGCCACCTGCGAGGGCGACGAGCTGCGCGTGATGATGGCCGGCCTGCGGCGGCTGGCGAAGCACGAGGCGCTGAACCGGACGAAGCTGCACGACCGCATCGCACAGCGTGTGATCGATGCGGACGGGTATACCGTCGGCTAG